From Primulina tabacum isolate GXHZ01 chromosome 2, ASM2559414v2, whole genome shotgun sequence, one genomic window encodes:
- the LOC142529624 gene encoding DNA repair protein recA homolog 2, mitochondrial isoform X2: protein MEKDTALRVALTKLAGDFGKESMLSLQRFFRSRRAPVISTGSLRLDQALGTGGLPKGRMVEIYGQEASGKTTLALHVIKEAQKLGGYCAYLDVENALNPLLAESIGVNTDKLLISQPDSAENLLSVVDTLTKSGSVDVIVVDSVAALVPQCEIDALSLGSSRDLQSKIMTQALRKIHYSLCNSSTLIIFINQIRNNLKLGAGSVLADEVTSGGNALKFYAAVRMRISRKRLLKIEDKAAGLGICVQVVKNKLAPSNAKAELTLQFGKGICCKSEVLDLACEHGVIVKEGSNYFMKGKIFHSKEEALRFLNVNDGALDDIVTTLRCHLFETRTI from the exons ATGGAGAAAGATACCGCATTGCGTGTGGCTCTAACAAAACTTGCAGGGGATTTTGGTAAAGAGTCAATGCTCTCATTGCAACGGTTTTTTCGCTCTAGGCGTGCCCCTGTGATATCCACGGGTTCATTAAGGCTGGATCAGGCACTTGGCACTGGTGGATTGCCTAAG GGAAGAATGGTTGAAATTTACGGGCAAGAAGCTTCGGGAAAGACAACGCTAGCACTTCATGTTATCAAGGAGGCTCAAAAGCTTGGAG GTTACTGTGCATATCTGGATGTGGAGAACGCATTGAACCCTTTGCTTGCAGAATCAATTGGTGTAAATACGGACAAGCTTCTCATTTCACAGCCAGATTCAGCTGAAAATTTGCTAAGTGTAGTCGATACATTGACAAAGAGCGGATCGGTTGATGTAATTGTGGTTGATAGT GTAGCTGCTCTTGTTCCTCAATGCGAAATCGATGCTTTGTCATTGGGTTCCTCCAGAGACCTACAATCAAAAATCATGACCCAGGCACTACGCAAAATACATTATTCTCTATGCAATTCAAGCACTctcattatttttataaatcag ATTAGAAACAATTTGAAATTAGGTGCAGGCTCGGTTCTTGCAGATGAAGTTACCTCTGGTGGAAATGCGTTGAAATTTTATGCTGCTGTACGGATGCGAATTAGCAGAAAAAGATTACTCAAGATTGAGGATAAG GCTGCTGGTCTTGGGATATGTGTGCAAGTGGTTAAAAATAAGCTAGCACCTTCAAACGCAAAAGCTGAATTAACCTTACAGTTTGGGAAAGGCATCTGCTGCAAATCGGAGGTCTTAGACTTGGCCTGTGAACATGGTGTAATTGTTAAAGAAGGGAGCAACTACTTcatgaaaggaaaaattttTCATAGTAAAGAGGAAGCTTTAAGATTTCTAAATGTCAATGATGGTGCCTTGGATGACATCGTTACAACCTTAAGATGCCATTTGTTTGAGACACGCACTATTTGA
- the LOC142537464 gene encoding uncharacterized protein LOC142537464: MTARCLRPYFLSHPVVILTNSPLGRILTHSDMSGRVVKWTTELGEYDIHYEPRTAIKAQDLADFLAKPCIKKWDGVVLISSAGDEVKLAIRLDFRASNNEAEYEAMLAGLRATVNLGATQVLVFSDSQLVAQHMKEVYDVKDEKLIYAQEVDKVRENFTEVAFEQIPRKENEKTDILAKMAGTMGSSKTRHVVFQVELAPHTSSLAVEKEEEDWRTVIISYLKEGKLPDDPWEARKLKIKCSRYVVVAEVLYRRSFTGLLLRCLSYKEADYVLRDVHEGCCGNHLGAYVLARKVLLAGYCWPSVLHEVQKLVMSCDSCQRHARLHHQPAALMKTIIAACPFDQCGIDIVGPFPIAPAQEKYLLVVVNYFSRCVEAEPLARITENEVLKFLWKNIVCRYRVLRRLISGNGRQSKELRSKSGAKR; encoded by the exons ATGACGGCGAGGTGCTTGAGACCGTACTTCTTATCTCATCCAGTTGTGATACTTACCAACAGCCCGTTGGGCAGGATCTTGACTCATTCAGACATGTCCGGCCGCGTGGTTAAATGGACCACTGAGCTGGGGGAGTACGATATCCATTATGAACCAAGAACAGCTATCAAGGCACAAGACTTGGCCGATTTTCTGGCTAAACCGTGCATCAAGAAA TGGGATGGGGTAGTATTGATTTCGTCAGCTGGAGATGAAGTAAAGTTAGCTATAAGATTGGACTTTCGAGCGTCCAACAACGAGGCAGAGTATGAGGCGATGTTGGCCGGATTACGGGCAACTGTGAATTTGGGAGCTACCCAAGTTCTTGTTTTTTCTGACTCACAGTTGGTAGCACAACATATGAAGGAGGTATATGATGTGAAAGATGAAAAACTTATCTATGCCCAAGAGGTGGACAAGGTTAGAGAGAATTTCACAGAGGTTGCGTTCGAGCAGATCCCCAGGAAAGAGAATGAAAAGACAGACATTCTAGCCAAAATGGCCGGAACAATGGGGAGTTCGAAGACTAGACATGTGGTATTTCAAGTCGAACTCGCCCCTCACACGAGTTCGCTTGCAGTCGAAAAGGAAGAAGAGGATTGGAGGACTGTGATAATTAGTTATTTGAAGGAGGGAAAACTTCCTGACGACCCTTGGGAAGCTCGTAAGTTGAAGATAAAGTGCTCACGTTATGTGGTAGTGGCAGAAGTGTTATATCGAAGATCCTTCACAGGCCTGCTCCTTCGATGCTTAAGTTACAAAGAGGCTGATTATGTGCTCCGAGATGTTCACGAGGGATGTTGCGGAAATCATTTAGGAGCTTATGTTTTGGCAAGGAAAGTGTTGCTTGCAGGTTATTGTTGGCCCTCGGTGCTGCATGAAGTCCAGAAGTTAGTGATGTCCTGTGACAGTTGTCAACGTCATGCTCGGTTGCATCACCAGCCAGCCGCATTGATGAAGACTATCATAGCCGCTTGTCCTTTTGATCAGTGTGGAATTGATATTGTTGGACCTTTCCCAATAGCTCCCGCCCAGGAGAAATATCTGTTGGTAGTAGTGAACTATTTTTCGAGATGTGTGGAAGCAGAGCCTTTGGCTAGGATCACTGAAAACGAGGTCTTAAAATTCTTGTGGAAGAATATAGTATGCAGATATAGGGTGCTTAGGAGACTGATATCCGGTAATGGAAGACAGTCCAAGGAGCTAAGATCCAAGTCCGGTGCAAAGAGATGA
- the LOC142529624 gene encoding DNA repair protein recA homolog 2, mitochondrial isoform X1, whose protein sequence is MVSFAPKFVKSLLQRSFLTCRTSTSVFSESQNEFLWRRMHCIYALPSAEVSECEYDDHILSDDKAMEKDTALRVALTKLAGDFGKESMLSLQRFFRSRRAPVISTGSLRLDQALGTGGLPKGRMVEIYGQEASGKTTLALHVIKEAQKLGGYCAYLDVENALNPLLAESIGVNTDKLLISQPDSAENLLSVVDTLTKSGSVDVIVVDSVAALVPQCEIDALSLGSSRDLQSKIMTQALRKIHYSLCNSSTLIIFINQIRNNLKLGAGSVLADEVTSGGNALKFYAAVRMRISRKRLLKIEDKAAGLGICVQVVKNKLAPSNAKAELTLQFGKGICCKSEVLDLACEHGVIVKEGSNYFMKGKIFHSKEEALRFLNVNDGALDDIVTTLRCHLFETRTI, encoded by the exons ATGGTCTCTTTTGCTCCTAAATTCGTTAAATCTCTTCTACAGCGTTCCTTTTTGACCTGTCGCACCTCCACGTCGGTTTTCTCCGAATCCCAG aatGAATTTCTCTGGAGAAGAATGCACTGCATTTATGCATTGCCATCCG CTGAAGTTTCAGAGTGTGAATATGATGATCATATTCTTAGTGATGACAAAGCAATGGAGAAAGATACCGCATTGCGTGTGGCTCTAACAAAACTTGCAGGGGATTTTGGTAAAGAGTCAATGCTCTCATTGCAACGGTTTTTTCGCTCTAGGCGTGCCCCTGTGATATCCACGGGTTCATTAAGGCTGGATCAGGCACTTGGCACTGGTGGATTGCCTAAG GGAAGAATGGTTGAAATTTACGGGCAAGAAGCTTCGGGAAAGACAACGCTAGCACTTCATGTTATCAAGGAGGCTCAAAAGCTTGGAG GTTACTGTGCATATCTGGATGTGGAGAACGCATTGAACCCTTTGCTTGCAGAATCAATTGGTGTAAATACGGACAAGCTTCTCATTTCACAGCCAGATTCAGCTGAAAATTTGCTAAGTGTAGTCGATACATTGACAAAGAGCGGATCGGTTGATGTAATTGTGGTTGATAGT GTAGCTGCTCTTGTTCCTCAATGCGAAATCGATGCTTTGTCATTGGGTTCCTCCAGAGACCTACAATCAAAAATCATGACCCAGGCACTACGCAAAATACATTATTCTCTATGCAATTCAAGCACTctcattatttttataaatcag ATTAGAAACAATTTGAAATTAGGTGCAGGCTCGGTTCTTGCAGATGAAGTTACCTCTGGTGGAAATGCGTTGAAATTTTATGCTGCTGTACGGATGCGAATTAGCAGAAAAAGATTACTCAAGATTGAGGATAAG GCTGCTGGTCTTGGGATATGTGTGCAAGTGGTTAAAAATAAGCTAGCACCTTCAAACGCAAAAGCTGAATTAACCTTACAGTTTGGGAAAGGCATCTGCTGCAAATCGGAGGTCTTAGACTTGGCCTGTGAACATGGTGTAATTGTTAAAGAAGGGAGCAACTACTTcatgaaaggaaaaattttTCATAGTAAAGAGGAAGCTTTAAGATTTCTAAATGTCAATGATGGTGCCTTGGATGACATCGTTACAACCTTAAGATGCCATTTGTTTGAGACACGCACTATTTGA
- the LOC142537373 gene encoding uncharacterized protein LOC142537373, with protein MHRPERCLQQFGMRQGIPPPSTNFDNFHKLTRQGRNNCDWTTYHKDFVEMWNDIYNFVIGGDYVIPGTPDITVDYVGWYHRISQIFLPSPGVPSNIMGYHPVDANYRQFIICPAHVQSPPMWTRNEFEPGPSSSNMAYTTPPVVSSFPSYDSGYYTPFAGSFTQFLQSDFRPGMNESRPTFNTSPMPFQQRQKGMRLVGTLPIPVHLQPKQVRMDMLKRCKVMDGE; from the exons ATGCATAGACCAGAGCGGTGTCTCCAACAATTTGGAATGCGTCAGGGTATCCCGCCACCTTCTACTAACTTCGATAATTTTCATAAATTGACGCGACAAGGCCGGAACAACTGTGATTGGACGACATATCACAAAGATTTTGTAGAAATGTGGAATGACATATATAATTTTGTGATTGGTGGGGATTATGTCATTCCTGGTACGCCCGACATCACAGTGGACTATGTTGGTTGGTATCATCGAATTTCACAAATATTTCTCCCGTCGCCAGGGGTACCTTCAAACATCATGGGCTACCATCCTGTTGATGCAAACTACCGACAATTTATC ATATGCCCAGCTCATGTGCAATCTCCACCGATGTGGACACGAAATGAGTTTGAACCTGGACCATCATCTTCAAATATGGCATACACTACTCCGCCTGTGGTTTCAAGCTTTCCATCGTATGACTCTGGTTACTACACTCCATTTGCCGGTAGTTTTACACAATTTTTACAAAGTGACTTTCGACCGGGTATGAATGAGAGTCGCCCTACATTTAACACGTCGCCCATGCCATTTCAACAAAGACAGAAGGGTATGAGGTTGGTGGGAACATTGCCGATACCAGTACATCTGCAGCCCAAACAAGTAcgcatggacatgctgaaaagatGTAAGGTCATGGACGGAGAGTGA
- the LOC142537463 gene encoding uncharacterized protein LOC142537463, producing the protein MSSRSLIHVPTAPATPAHGEKPPKLSGADFKRWQQKMLFYLTTLSLSRFLKEDSPVIAADDNDSQRRSAVDAWNHNDFLCRNYILNGLDDTLYSVYYSVKTAKDLWDSLEKKYKTEDAGVKKFVVGKFLDFKMVDNKSVINQVQEIQIINHDLLAEGMDINEPFQVAAIIEKLSPMWKDFKNYLKHKRKELKLEDLIVRLHIEEDS; encoded by the coding sequence ATGTCGTCCAGATCACTCATTCATGTGCCTACTGCCCCTGCTACTCCCGCTCATGGAGAAAAGCCTCCAAAGTTGTCTGGTGCCGACTTCAAACGGTGGCAGCAGAAGATGCTCTTCTACCTCACAACACTAAGCCTATCTCGATTCCTTAAAGAAGATTCCCCTGTCATTGCTGCGGACGATAATGACTCCCAACGAAGATCTGCTGTTGATGCATGGAACCACAATGATTTTCTATGCCGCAACTACATTCTAAACGGACTAGATGACACGCTTTATAGTGTCTACTACTCTGTCAAGACTGCCAAGGATCTGTGGGATTCGCTGGAGAAAAAGTACAAGACAGAGGATGCAGGAGTTAAAAAGTTCGTTGTTGGAAAATTCCTGGATTTCAAAATGGTGGACAACAAATCTGTAATAAATCAGGTAcaagaaattcaaattattAATCATGATTTGTTGGCAGAGGGAATGGACATCAATGAACCATTCCAAGTGGCGGCTATCATTGAAAAATTGTCTCCGATGTGGAAAGACTTCAAGAACTACCTTAAGCACAAGCGCAAGGAGTTGAAACTTGAAGATCTAATTGTGAGGCTTCACATTGAGGAAGATAGCTGA